The Ischnura elegans chromosome 1, ioIscEleg1.1, whole genome shotgun sequence genome contains a region encoding:
- the LOC124159091 gene encoding uncharacterized protein LOC124159091, protein MASSRLAVKIGMSWNWSDVRREFEIVIPAHGREPDVLRVPPNKARLLGKLLRDAVRHQYLARLLAKPDQGKVFECISASPFSNHFLRTGAYTRFCDWRFVHRARLGVVPLNAATRWGPRDDLRCRRCGWQSETLPHVLDHCQVHSSAWRGRHDAILHRLAGEVPRAGVEIRVDRTPPMIDSALRPDLAVVDEGRRKIVIVDVTVPFESRKNALDVARQAKFQKYSGIAQKLADRGSRFL, encoded by the coding sequence ATGGCGTCCAGCCGCTTGGCTGTCAAAATTGGAATGTCGTGGAACTGGAGTGACGTGAGGAGGGAGTTTGAGATCGTCATTCCGGCCCACGGCAGAGAACCCGACGTCCTTCGAGTGCCCCCAAACAAAGCACGCTTGCTGGGTAAATTGTTGCGCGATGCAGTGCGGCATCAATACCTTGCCCGTCTTTTGGCTAAACCTGACCAGGGCAAGGTATTCGAATGCATTTCGGCATCTCCattttcaaatcacttccttcgcACGGGCGCCTACACTAGATTCTGCGACTGGCGCTTCGTGCACCGGGCACGTTTAGGCGTGGTCCCTCTGAACGCGGCGACGAGGTGGGGTCCTCGAGATGACCTCCGGTGTAGGAGGTGTGGGTGGCAGAGTGAAACCCTGCCGCACGTCTTGGATCACTGTCAGGTGCATTCGAGCGCGTGGCGGGGCAGACACGATGCTATCCTGCATCGACTTGCCGGAGAGGTTCCTCGCGCAGGCGTGGAAATCCGTGTCGATCGCACTCCGCCTATGATCGATTCTGCCCTCAGGCCCGATCTCGCCGTCGTCGATGAGGGACGTAGAAAAATCGTCATTGTAGACGTCACTGTGCCCTTTGAAAGCCGGAAGAATGCCTTGGATGTCGCCAGGCAAgctaaattccaaaaatattcaggCATCGCACAAAAACTTGCCGATCGCGGGTCACGGTTTCTTTGA